A stretch of Pirellulales bacterium DNA encodes these proteins:
- the hisC gene encoding histidinol-phosphate transaminase — translation MSGYVPGEQPREGDVVKLNTNENPYPCSPTVKAAIGRVCQAGLQKYPDPAATEFRAAAAELFAADVPGITPEWIVCGNGSDDLLTIVTRACVGAGDHVRFPRPSYVLYDTLAAIQGAKCDVVDFEPDWTLGPRFVTPCDKLRLAYLPNPNSPSGTVLAPAEVGRIAAALPCPLIVDEAYADFAEENCLRLVAENPRVIVTRTLSKSYALAGLRFGFAIAQPQVIAELVKVKDSYNCDALAIAGATAALRDRPWFDRTRAAVLATRERLLAELRRRGFACVDSQANFVWCRPPGGSPRGLYESLKRANILVRYMPYGDWGDGLRVTVGTDAQIDVLLAKLDELI, via the coding sequence ATGAGCGGCTACGTCCCCGGCGAACAGCCGCGCGAGGGGGACGTGGTCAAGCTCAACACGAACGAGAACCCGTATCCGTGTTCGCCGACGGTGAAGGCGGCGATCGGGCGGGTGTGTCAGGCCGGGCTGCAGAAGTACCCCGACCCGGCGGCGACCGAGTTTCGCGCAGCGGCCGCCGAGTTGTTCGCCGCCGACGTGCCGGGGATCACGCCGGAGTGGATCGTGTGCGGCAACGGCAGCGACGATTTGCTGACGATCGTCACCCGGGCGTGCGTCGGGGCGGGAGATCATGTGCGGTTCCCGCGGCCCAGCTACGTGCTGTACGACACGCTGGCGGCGATTCAGGGGGCGAAGTGCGACGTGGTCGATTTCGAGCCGGATTGGACGCTCGGTCCGCGGTTCGTGACGCCTTGCGACAAGCTGCGGCTGGCGTACTTGCCGAATCCCAACAGCCCGTCGGGCACCGTGTTGGCGCCGGCCGAGGTCGGGCGAATCGCCGCCGCCCTCCCCTGCCCCTTGATCGTCGACGAAGCGTACGCCGACTTCGCGGAGGAAAACTGCCTGCGGTTGGTCGCGGAGAACCCGCGGGTGATCGTGACCCGCACGCTGAGCAAGAGCTACGCCCTGGCCGGGCTGCGGTTCGGGTTTGCGATTGCCCAGCCGCAGGTGATCGCAGAGTTGGTCAAGGTGAAGGACTCGTACAACTGCGATGCGCTGGCGATCGCCGGGGCGACCGCGGCGCTGCGCGACCGCCCGTGGTTCGATCGGACCCGGGCCGCCGTTCTGGCGACCCGCGAGCGGCTGCTCGCCGAGTTGCGTCGCCGGGGGTTTGCGTGCGTCGACTCGCAGGCGAACTTCGTCTGGTGTCGTCCCCCCGGGGGATCGCCTCGGGGGCTCTATGAATCGCTCAAGCGGGCGAATATCTTGGTTCGCTACATGCCGTACGGCGACTGGGGGGACGGGCTCCGCGTGACCGTGGGAACCGACGCCCAGATCGACGTGCTGCTGGCGAAGCTCGACGAGTTGATTTAG
- a CDS encoding TerC family protein — MAELFTVGSLVAFATLAIMEIVLGIDNVVFLAILTGKLPEHQQPKARTTGLALAAAGRIALLFAISWVITLDKSVLFELPFDMPSGGHGSAAPAEHSEDGVAIDRPGMTPITAKDLVLLLGGMFLLAKATWEIGHQMDSDHGTNGGKAAASFGAALAQIVAIDMVFSLDSVLTAVGMVRPEDYSARWIPLSIMIAAVLASIAVMLAFSGPISQFVNNHPSVKMLALAFLILIGMVLVAEALHTHVPRGYVYFAMGFSLLVETLNLRAAAARARQATHGTPA; from the coding sequence ATGGCTGAGTTGTTCACGGTCGGCTCGCTCGTGGCGTTTGCGACGCTGGCGATTATGGAGATCGTGCTGGGGATCGACAACGTCGTGTTCCTGGCGATCCTGACCGGCAAGCTGCCGGAGCACCAGCAGCCGAAAGCGCGAACGACGGGGCTGGCCCTGGCGGCCGCGGGGCGGATTGCGCTGTTGTTCGCGATCTCGTGGGTCATCACGCTCGACAAGTCGGTGCTGTTCGAGTTGCCGTTCGACATGCCGAGCGGCGGGCACGGCAGCGCGGCGCCGGCCGAGCATTCCGAGGACGGCGTCGCGATCGATCGGCCGGGGATGACGCCGATCACCGCCAAGGACCTCGTGTTGTTGCTGGGAGGGATGTTTCTGTTGGCCAAGGCGACCTGGGAGATCGGACACCAGATGGACTCCGACCACGGGACGAACGGAGGCAAGGCGGCGGCGTCGTTCGGGGCGGCGCTTGCGCAGATCGTGGCGATCGACATGGTGTTTTCGCTCGATTCGGTCCTGACGGCCGTCGGCATGGTGCGACCGGAGGATTACTCGGCGCGGTGGATTCCGCTGTCGATCATGATCGCCGCGGTCTTGGCTTCGATCGCGGTCATGCTGGCGTTCAGCGGCCCGATTTCGCAGTTTGTGAACAATCATCCCAGCGTCAAGATGCTCGCTTTGGCGTTTCTGATTTTGATCGGGATGGTGTTGGTTGCCGAGGCGCTGCACACGCACGTGCCGCGGGGATACGTGTACTTTGCGATGGGGTTCTCGCTGTTGGTGGAGACGCTGAATCTGCGAGCCGCTGCGGCGCGGGCCAGGCAGGCGACGCACGGGACGCCCGCCTGA
- a CDS encoding BBP7 family outer membrane beta-barrel protein: protein MTKSLVLAAAIASSLWPNAAGRAQSTITGDSSAVTAEEYFPGTAPAYESTPYGGLVAAPEVFAPYDPYPASGSACSSCGGGGAAGFFNRCGCNTALFPYIEGPGRCDNWCVGPHLQVELDGIVLTRDRNDWAPFTALAGVAPDFTDTFDVAAGARLFVTGYNCHGYGLQVGYEGVNDFTGYASYSVAGDTRTFDYESNYNSLEINFIPATQTAWRVFGGVRYVEIDENLEDRLTVAKALSPPVSGPSTSGPFIDEIDTRMIDNRLIGFQIGTFRDAWNLNRWLSFEAFANTGVYLNNQRVRTRFTTFTTVYTIDDIDTPENEFSEASTSVTTGTKRNFTDTAFTGEAGAALALRLNPCFALRAGYQVLVVDRVGLAANAFPIPDYNGETLLYHGLQFGMEYRR, encoded by the coding sequence ATGACGAAATCGCTGGTTCTCGCCGCCGCCATCGCGAGCAGCCTCTGGCCGAACGCCGCGGGGCGGGCTCAATCGACGATCACGGGCGACTCCTCCGCCGTCACGGCCGAGGAGTACTTCCCGGGGACGGCGCCGGCGTACGAGTCGACCCCGTACGGCGGACTCGTCGCCGCGCCCGAGGTCTTCGCCCCCTACGACCCGTACCCGGCAAGCGGTTCCGCGTGCAGCAGTTGCGGCGGAGGAGGAGCAGCGGGCTTCTTCAATCGGTGCGGCTGCAACACCGCGCTCTTTCCGTACATCGAAGGCCCGGGCCGATGCGACAACTGGTGCGTCGGGCCCCACCTGCAGGTCGAACTGGACGGGATCGTGCTCACCCGCGATCGCAACGACTGGGCTCCGTTCACGGCGCTGGCCGGCGTGGCGCCCGACTTCACCGACACCTTCGACGTCGCCGCCGGGGCCCGCCTCTTCGTCACCGGGTACAATTGCCACGGCTACGGGCTGCAGGTCGGTTACGAAGGGGTGAACGACTTCACCGGCTACGCCAGCTACTCCGTTGCCGGCGATACGCGCACCTTCGATTACGAATCCAATTACAACTCGCTGGAGATCAACTTCATCCCCGCCACGCAAACCGCGTGGCGCGTGTTCGGCGGGGTGCGGTACGTCGAGATCGACGAGAACCTGGAAGACCGGCTGACCGTGGCCAAGGCCCTCTCGCCCCCCGTCTCGGGCCCCAGCACGAGCGGTCCGTTCATCGACGAAATCGACACGAGGATGATCGACAACCGCCTCATCGGGTTCCAGATCGGCACGTTCCGCGACGCGTGGAATCTTAACCGCTGGCTCTCCTTCGAGGCCTTCGCCAACACGGGCGTCTATCTCAACAACCAGCGGGTCCGTACGCGCTTCACCACGTTCACGACCGTCTACACAATCGACGACATCGACACGCCTGAGAACGAATTCTCAGAGGCAAGCACCTCCGTCACGACCGGGACGAAGCGCAACTTCACCGACACCGCCTTCACGGGCGAGGCGGGCGCCGCCCTCGCACTGCGGCTCAATCCCTGCTTCGCGCTCCGCGCCGGATACCAAGTGCTCGTGGTCGACCGCGTCGGGCTCGCGGCGAACGCGTTTCCGATCCCCGACTACAACGGCGAAACGCTCCTCTACCACGGCCTGCAGTTCGGCATGGAGTATCGCCGCTAA